Proteins encoded by one window of Roseibium sp. Sym1:
- a CDS encoding ABC transporter ATP-binding protein, which yields MVIAEQGTITATDPVAASAGSSRPLVALDKVTKVFSNGTLALSGMSMTVRPGEFISLLGPSGCGKSTALRIIAGLGGVSEGRIDWPSFRITPKGLPDGDISFVFQEPTLMPWQTVFGNVYLPLRLKGLSKKAAAPRILSALESVGLKDFADAYPRELSGGMKMRVSIARALVTDPKLLLMDEPFAALDEITRQKLNDDVLALWKATGITVIFVTHSVYESAYLANRIVVMKARPGRVHADFPLHTSLERDARYRVSEEYRQACADVSAKLSEAMGGEEH from the coding sequence ATGGTCATTGCCGAACAGGGCACCATAACAGCGACAGACCCGGTGGCCGCGAGTGCCGGGTCTTCCCGGCCGCTTGTTGCATTGGACAAGGTCACCAAGGTTTTTTCCAATGGAACGCTTGCCCTTTCGGGCATGTCGATGACTGTCAGGCCGGGCGAGTTCATCAGCCTGCTGGGCCCGTCCGGTTGCGGCAAGTCGACGGCCCTCAGGATCATCGCGGGTCTCGGCGGCGTTTCCGAGGGACGGATCGACTGGCCCAGTTTCCGGATCACTCCCAAGGGCCTTCCCGACGGCGACATCAGCTTCGTCTTTCAGGAGCCGACCCTGATGCCCTGGCAGACGGTGTTCGGAAATGTCTACCTGCCGCTCCGCCTCAAGGGGCTTTCGAAAAAGGCGGCAGCCCCGCGGATCCTGTCGGCGCTGGAAAGCGTCGGCCTGAAGGATTTCGCCGACGCCTATCCCCGTGAACTGTCGGGTGGCATGAAGATGCGTGTCTCGATCGCGCGCGCGCTGGTCACCGACCCGAAGCTGCTGCTGATGGACGAGCCCTTCGCGGCGCTCGACGAAATCACCCGGCAGAAGCTCAACGACGACGTGCTGGCGCTCTGGAAGGCGACCGGGATCACGGTGATCTTCGTGACCCATTCAGTGTATGAATCCGCCTATCTTGCCAACCGGATCGTGGTCATGAAGGCCCGCCCGGGCCGGGTTCATGCGGATTTCCCGCTGCATACAAGCCTGGAGCGGGACGCCCGGTACCGGGTTTCCGAGGAATACCGGCAGGCCTGCGCGGACGTCTCCGCCAAGCTGTCCGAAGCCATGGGAGGCGAGGAGCATTGA
- a CDS encoding ABC transporter substrate-binding protein has product MKVFLSAKTLLAASLLTGTAAHQAAALDEVTYGTNWLAQAEHGGFYQAVADGTYEKYGLKVTIAPGGPQAANDALLISGKIDFYMGGTLKGFDYVKQGIPLINVASMFQKDPQILTAHPDQGIDTFQDLTKLETLYMGKDGYVTYFEWMKKNFEGFSDAQFKPYTFNPAPFIVDPKSGQQGYLTSEPYEIEQQAGWAPKVFLLADEGWTPYSTMITTSKSLVEENPDLVQRFVDASIEGWYNYLYGDNAAANELIKADNPEMTDGQLAYSLEKMKEYGIVDSGDTVEKGIGCMTDEHFKQFFDTLSSIGVVEASLDYTQSYTTEFVCKGVGLELKK; this is encoded by the coding sequence ATGAAAGTTTTCCTATCCGCGAAAACGCTGCTCGCGGCGTCGCTTCTCACCGGAACGGCCGCGCATCAGGCCGCTGCCCTTGACGAGGTGACCTACGGCACGAACTGGCTTGCACAGGCCGAGCATGGCGGTTTCTATCAGGCCGTCGCCGACGGAACCTATGAAAAATACGGACTGAAGGTCACGATTGCACCGGGCGGCCCGCAGGCAGCCAACGACGCGTTGCTGATCTCCGGCAAGATCGATTTCTACATGGGCGGAACGCTGAAGGGCTTCGACTATGTCAAGCAGGGTATCCCGCTGATCAATGTGGCCAGCATGTTCCAGAAGGATCCGCAGATCCTGACGGCGCATCCCGACCAGGGCATCGACACCTTCCAGGACCTGACCAAGCTCGAAACCCTTTATATGGGCAAGGACGGCTACGTCACCTATTTCGAGTGGATGAAGAAGAACTTCGAGGGCTTTTCCGACGCCCAGTTCAAGCCCTACACCTTCAACCCGGCTCCCTTCATCGTTGACCCGAAGTCGGGTCAGCAGGGCTACCTGACCTCCGAACCCTACGAGATCGAGCAGCAGGCCGGCTGGGCGCCGAAGGTCTTCCTGCTGGCGGATGAGGGCTGGACTCCCTATTCGACGATGATCACCACCTCGAAAAGCCTCGTTGAGGAGAACCCGGACCTCGTTCAGCGCTTTGTCGATGCCTCCATCGAGGGCTGGTACAATTACCTTTACGGCGACAACGCCGCCGCCAACGAACTGATCAAGGCGGACAACCCGGAAATGACCGACGGGCAGCTTGCCTACTCGCTTGAAAAAATGAAGGAATACGGCATCGTTGATTCCGGCGATACCGTCGAGAAGGGCATCGGTTGCATGACCGATGAACATTTCAAGCAGTTTTTCGATACGCTCTCTTCTATCGGCGTTGTCGAGGCGTCGCTTGATTACACCCAGTCCTATACGACTGAATTCGTCTGCAAGGGCGTCGGCCTCGAGCTGAAAAAATAG
- a CDS encoding RidA family protein, which translates to MAGPADKKTFNPASVRAPFGHYSHGLLVPPGASLLVTSGQLGINPDDTIPPDVTGQAEICFEAIGAILSEAGMSFEDVIRISGFVTRREDFPDYMAVRDRYTGSLKPVSTLLVVGGFTRADFLVEVEVTAAKVF; encoded by the coding sequence ATGGCAGGCCCCGCGGACAAGAAAACCTTCAATCCCGCGTCCGTGCGCGCTCCGTTCGGGCACTACAGTCATGGCCTGCTGGTGCCCCCCGGCGCCAGCCTGCTGGTCACCTCCGGCCAGCTCGGTATCAATCCCGATGACACGATCCCGCCGGACGTGACCGGCCAGGCGGAAATCTGCTTCGAGGCCATCGGCGCCATCCTGTCGGAAGCCGGGATGAGCTTCGAGGACGTCATCCGCATTTCCGGCTTCGTCACGCGGCGGGAGGACTTCCCGGACTACATGGCCGTACGCGACCGCTACACCGGTTCGCTGAAACCCGTGTCGACCCTGCTCGTTGTCGGTGGTTTCACACGCGCGGACTTCCTGGTCGAGGTCGAAGTGACGGCGGCAAAGGTCTTCTGA
- a CDS encoding FAD-binding oxidoreductase produces MADYEKIKADLDGIAVEDNPRLVQAKSRDFYWYSPVLKAQLDNVTGDLLVSPKSEDEVVRVLKTAFAHGVPVTPRGAGTGNYGQAMPLSGGIVLDMSKMDEVKEIGTGRVTCGPGIVMARLDKITKEHSGQELRFHPSTAQTATIGGFIAGGSGGVGSVHWGGLRDLGNILRLRIVTMEAEPRVIELSTWDLQKVSHAYGTNGIITEVEMPLTTAYDWVDVIVGHDTFMDAVVFSDKLARSNGLLLKEVAPIAAPIPFDYFTRHKPWLKEGEAVSVLMVAPQSMSAVQALAERMKGEIRFRSDEVESMKGIPHAYELAWNHTTLRALKFDSSFTYLQTQYPGPDHVDLVRKTTEMFPGEIFGHLEFLRFDGQVQCSGLPLIRYTTEERLDEIIRLHEENGCPVFNPHRYTLEEGGMKQTDQVQLAFKKETDPKGLLNPGKMIAWDNPDFDFSAGKNYLFPGLQAFAEA; encoded by the coding sequence ATGGCCGACTACGAAAAGATCAAGGCCGACCTTGACGGCATTGCCGTGGAAGACAATCCGCGTCTGGTTCAGGCCAAGAGCCGGGATTTCTACTGGTATTCACCGGTGTTGAAGGCCCAGCTCGACAATGTCACCGGCGACCTGCTTGTCTCACCGAAGAGCGAGGACGAGGTCGTCCGTGTCCTGAAGACCGCGTTTGCACACGGTGTTCCGGTGACGCCGCGCGGTGCCGGCACGGGCAATTACGGCCAGGCCATGCCGCTGTCGGGCGGCATCGTGCTCGACATGTCGAAGATGGACGAGGTCAAGGAAATCGGGACGGGAAGGGTTACCTGCGGACCCGGTATCGTCATGGCCAGGCTCGACAAGATCACGAAGGAACATTCGGGACAGGAGCTGCGCTTCCATCCTTCCACCGCGCAGACGGCCACCATCGGCGGGTTCATTGCCGGCGGTTCGGGCGGTGTCGGCTCCGTCCACTGGGGCGGCCTCAGGGACCTTGGCAACATCCTGCGCCTGCGCATTGTCACCATGGAAGCCGAACCCCGTGTGATCGAGCTTTCCACCTGGGATCTCCAGAAGGTCAGCCACGCCTACGGCACCAACGGCATCATCACCGAGGTCGAAATGCCCCTGACCACAGCCTATGACTGGGTCGATGTCATCGTCGGCCATGACACCTTCATGGACGCGGTGGTCTTTTCCGACAAGCTGGCGCGCAGCAACGGGTTGCTCCTGAAGGAAGTGGCTCCGATCGCCGCGCCGATCCCCTTCGACTATTTCACGCGGCACAAACCGTGGCTGAAGGAAGGCGAGGCCGTCAGCGTGCTCATGGTGGCGCCGCAATCCATGTCGGCGGTGCAGGCGCTTGCCGAACGCATGAAAGGCGAGATCCGCTTCCGCTCCGACGAGGTCGAGAGCATGAAGGGCATTCCCCATGCCTATGAACTGGCCTGGAACCACACCACCTTGCGGGCATTGAAATTCGACAGTTCCTTCACCTATCTGCAGACCCAGTATCCGGGACCGGATCATGTGGACTTGGTCAGGAAGACAACGGAAATGTTCCCGGGTGAAATCTTCGGCCACCTGGAGTTCCTGCGCTTCGACGGCCAGGTGCAGTGCTCCGGCCTGCCGCTGATCCGTTACACGACGGAAGAGCGGCTCGACGAGATCATCCGCCTGCACGAGGAAAACGGCTGCCCGGTTTTCAACCCGCACCGCTACACGCTGGAAGAGGGCGGCATGAAACAGACCGACCAGGTCCAGCTCGCCTTCAAGAAGGAAACTGATCCGAAGGGCCTGCTCAATCCCGGCAAGATGATTGCCTGGGACAACCCTGATTTCGATTTCAGTGCCGGCAAGAACTATCTCTTCCCGGGCCTTCAGGCCTTTGCCGAGGCCTGA
- a CDS encoding ABC transporter permease — MSSADDTLRPDRAPTETADAESSARPGSRYSVQLPTKESAAAARRRDRILTVVVPLCVILSLIVLWQVMVTVNDIPHYILPGPGLVVKSLVTDWHVLLPALWVTTKITLASLALALLGGGGMAILLVQSRWIETALYPITVVLQVTPIIAVAPLILIYAPTTQVALLICAFVVAFFPILSNMVQGLKSVDHNLLNLFELYGASRWQTLVYLKLPASLPYFMTGLRIGGGLALIAAVVAEFAAGSAGAGSGLAFRLLESQFRLNIPRLFAALFLLASLGVLIFALTSFISWWTLHRWHESSVKREN, encoded by the coding sequence ATGTCATCCGCCGACGACACGCTCCGGCCCGACCGGGCGCCCACTGAAACGGCGGACGCCGAGAGCTCCGCCCGGCCGGGCAGCCGGTATTCCGTCCAACTGCCGACAAAGGAAAGCGCCGCGGCTGCAAGGCGTCGCGACCGCATCCTGACCGTCGTCGTGCCGCTCTGCGTGATCCTGTCCCTGATCGTGCTCTGGCAGGTCATGGTGACGGTCAACGACATACCGCATTACATCCTTCCGGGGCCCGGACTGGTGGTGAAATCGCTGGTCACCGACTGGCATGTGCTTCTTCCCGCCCTGTGGGTCACCACCAAGATCACCCTGGCCTCGCTGGCACTGGCGCTCCTGGGTGGAGGCGGCATGGCGATCCTGCTCGTGCAGTCCCGCTGGATCGAGACCGCGCTTTACCCGATCACCGTTGTTCTCCAGGTGACGCCGATCATCGCCGTCGCCCCTCTGATCCTCATCTACGCGCCCACGACCCAGGTGGCGTTGCTGATCTGTGCGTTCGTGGTCGCCTTCTTCCCGATCCTGTCCAACATGGTGCAGGGCCTGAAGAGCGTGGACCACAACCTGCTCAACCTGTTCGAACTCTATGGCGCCTCGCGCTGGCAGACCCTGGTCTATCTGAAACTGCCCGCATCCCTGCCCTATTTCATGACCGGTCTCAGGATCGGCGGCGGACTGGCGCTGATTGCCGCGGTCGTTGCCGAATTCGCCGCCGGCTCGGCAGGCGCCGGATCCGGGCTCGCCTTTCGTCTTCTGGAATCGCAATTCCGTCTCAATATTCCCAGGTTGTTCGCGGCCCTGTTCCTGCTCGCGAGCCTGGGCGTGCTGATCTTTGCCCTGACGTCCTTCATCTCGTGGTGGACGCTGCATCGCTGGCACGAAAGCAGCGTGAAACGGGAGAACTGA
- a CDS encoding CRTAC1 family protein has translation MATAQDEALASLAPVPSYVEEAQAAGLDHTYDGAWEFFVGGGAAIFDCNGDRRPDLFLAGGKNPARLYRNDSQTGGALKFTAVPTGLSERQAGKVLGAYPLDFNNDDVLDLAIMRLGENLLLEGKGGCTFDVANRALGFDGGREWTTAFSATFEPDLDYPTLAFGNYVDRSAPGSPWGTCHDNFLFRPEKTVNGGVSYPEANRLSPGYCTLSILFTDWNRSGEAALRISNDRHYYRGGEEQLWAVPPGRPPRPYRKSDGWQHLKIWGMGIASVDLDVDGFPEYALTSMGDTKLQKLDVETDETVPVYQDIAFDLGVTAHRPYDGEDLKPSTGWHSEFQDVNNDGLWDLFIAKGNVEAMPDFAAYDPDNLLIGQWGGTFTEAGGPAGIGLDRRGRGAGLADFNADGLLDLVVVNRAAPVSLFRNVGRGTKAAPKPLGNFLAIDIRQPGQPNSRAVGAKISVKTGNHTRVKDIQIGAGHASGQMGFFHFGLGVAERANVRIKWPDGDWSHTYRVFANSHVIIERGAEKAKLWYPE, from the coding sequence ATGGCGACCGCTCAAGACGAGGCGCTCGCTTCCCTGGCACCTGTGCCGTCCTACGTCGAGGAAGCGCAGGCCGCAGGCCTCGACCATACCTATGACGGCGCCTGGGAGTTCTTTGTCGGCGGCGGTGCCGCCATCTTCGACTGCAATGGCGACCGGCGTCCGGACCTGTTCCTGGCCGGCGGCAAGAACCCGGCACGGCTTTACCGGAACGACAGCCAGACCGGCGGCGCGCTGAAATTCACCGCGGTGCCGACAGGTCTCAGCGAGCGTCAGGCCGGCAAGGTCCTGGGGGCCTATCCGCTCGATTTCAACAACGACGACGTGCTTGATCTGGCGATCATGCGCCTCGGCGAGAACCTGCTCCTGGAAGGCAAGGGCGGCTGTACGTTCGACGTCGCCAACCGGGCGCTCGGCTTTGACGGCGGCCGCGAATGGACCACCGCCTTTTCGGCCACCTTCGAGCCGGATCTCGACTATCCGACGCTTGCCTTCGGCAATTATGTCGACCGGTCGGCGCCGGGATCGCCCTGGGGTACCTGCCACGACAATTTCCTGTTCCGGCCGGAAAAGACCGTGAACGGCGGCGTGAGCTATCCGGAAGCCAACAGGCTGTCGCCCGGCTACTGCACCCTCTCCATCCTGTTCACCGACTGGAACCGCTCCGGCGAGGCCGCACTCCGGATCTCGAACGACCGGCACTACTATCGAGGCGGCGAAGAACAGCTCTGGGCCGTGCCTCCCGGGCGCCCGCCGCGTCCCTACCGGAAGTCCGACGGCTGGCAGCACCTGAAGATCTGGGGCATGGGCATCGCCTCCGTCGACCTCGATGTCGACGGGTTCCCCGAATATGCGCTCACCTCAATGGGCGACACCAAGCTGCAGAAGCTCGACGTGGAAACGGACGAGACCGTCCCCGTCTACCAGGACATCGCCTTCGACCTCGGCGTCACCGCCCACCGGCCCTATGACGGCGAGGACCTGAAACCGTCCACCGGCTGGCATTCGGAATTCCAGGACGTCAACAATGACGGGCTCTGGGATCTGTTCATTGCCAAGGGCAATGTCGAGGCGATGCCTGACTTTGCCGCCTATGACCCGGACAACCTACTGATCGGCCAGTGGGGCGGCACCTTCACCGAAGCCGGCGGACCTGCCGGGATCGGCCTCGACCGGCGCGGACGGGGCGCGGGCCTTGCCGACTTCAACGCCGACGGTCTTCTCGACCTGGTGGTCGTCAACCGGGCGGCGCCGGTCAGCCTGTTCCGGAATGTCGGCCGGGGCACGAAGGCAGCGCCGAAACCGCTGGGCAACTTCCTGGCCATCGACATCCGCCAGCCCGGCCAACCCAACAGCCGCGCGGTCGGTGCCAAGATCAGCGTGAAGACCGGCAATCACACGCGGGTCAAGGACATCCAGATCGGCGCGGGCCACGCCTCCGGCCAGATGGGCTTTTTCCATTTCGGTCTTGGCGTCGCAGAGCGGGCGAATGTGCGCATCAAGTGGCCGGACGGCGACTGGAGCCACACTTACCGGGTGTTCGCCAACAGCCACGTGATCATCGAGCGCGGCGCGGAAAAGGCCAAGCTCTGGTATCCGGAATAA
- a CDS encoding cytosine deaminase, producing the protein MVLDLPAGDRFALCAATLPAALVAGRSGPSSDGLCAADLIISDGRVEAVLPAGSAPADIEAADLGDRMVWPCFADMHTHIDKGHIWDRQPNPTGDFDGALAAVRADREARWTAGDVETRMDFSLRCAYAHGTSLLRTHIDSLAPQHRISFDVFTDMRARWKDRISLQAVALFPIDAIDDEAYFLDLVEVVAQSGALLGGVTFPMPDLGRRLDILFRAASDKGLDIDLHVDETQDASVLTLLEIAEAKLRNGFEGAVTVGHCCSLARQDEDKAAATIEKVVEAGLSVVSLPMCNMYLQDRQANRTPRSRGITLLHELKAAGVPVAVASDNTRDPFYAYGDLDMVEVFREAVRIAHLDHPLEDAATLVTSRPADILKEPQAGRIAEGGPADLVIFNARSWSEFLSRPQADRIVMRNGMGIDRRLPDYRELDPLMRG; encoded by the coding sequence ATGGTGTTAGATCTTCCGGCCGGTGACCGGTTTGCACTGTGCGCCGCAACCCTTCCCGCAGCGCTTGTCGCGGGGCGGTCCGGCCCTTCGTCCGACGGGCTTTGCGCTGCGGACCTGATCATCTCGGACGGGCGGGTCGAGGCCGTCCTGCCCGCCGGCAGTGCCCCCGCGGACATAGAGGCCGCCGACCTCGGGGACAGGATGGTATGGCCCTGTTTTGCGGACATGCACACGCATATCGACAAGGGGCATATCTGGGATCGCCAGCCCAACCCGACCGGTGATTTCGACGGCGCCCTCGCTGCCGTCAGGGCGGATCGCGAAGCCAGATGGACTGCCGGTGACGTCGAGACGCGCATGGATTTTTCACTGCGCTGCGCCTATGCGCACGGAACCTCCCTGCTGCGCACCCATATCGACAGCCTCGCGCCGCAGCACCGGATCTCTTTCGACGTGTTCACGGACATGCGCGCGCGCTGGAAGGACAGGATCAGCCTTCAGGCCGTCGCCCTGTTTCCGATCGACGCCATTGACGACGAGGCCTATTTTCTCGACCTGGTCGAGGTGGTCGCGCAGAGCGGGGCCCTGCTCGGCGGGGTCACATTCCCGATGCCGGATCTCGGGCGGAGGCTGGACATCCTGTTTCGTGCCGCCTCGGACAAGGGGCTCGATATCGATCTCCACGTGGATGAGACCCAGGACGCCAGCGTCCTGACCCTTCTTGAAATTGCCGAGGCGAAGCTCCGGAACGGGTTTGAAGGCGCCGTCACGGTCGGGCATTGCTGCTCGCTGGCACGCCAGGACGAAGACAAGGCGGCGGCGACAATCGAGAAGGTCGTCGAAGCCGGCCTGTCCGTGGTCTCCCTGCCGATGTGCAACATGTATCTTCAGGACAGGCAGGCGAACCGCACGCCGCGTTCGCGCGGGATCACGCTTCTGCACGAACTGAAGGCCGCGGGTGTCCCGGTCGCTGTGGCCTCCGACAACACCCGTGATCCGTTCTACGCCTATGGCGATCTCGACATGGTCGAGGTCTTCCGCGAGGCGGTGCGGATCGCGCATCTGGATCATCCGCTGGAAGATGCGGCAACCCTGGTGACCAGCCGTCCGGCGGACATTCTGAAGGAACCGCAGGCCGGGCGCATTGCCGAGGGCGGGCCCGCAGACCTGGTGATCTTCAATGCGCGCAGCTGGAGTGAATTTCTGTCCCGTCCGCAGGCGGACCGCATCGTGATGCGGAATGGCATGGGCATCGACCGCCGCCTGCCGGATTATCGTGAACTTGACCCGCTGATGAGAGGCTGA
- a CDS encoding NAD(P)H-dependent oxidoreductase has translation MRVLVLHSHPQKHSFGRALYQKTCDSLQRAGHEVDGCNLYEEGFDPVLSEVDRDIYHTIPDNRQKVDSYCERLQAAEGLVICTPVWNFGFPAMLKGYFDRVWLPGVSFDLEDGKLTPTLRHIRKLAAVMTYGGSRWRALLVGDPPRKIVKRVIRAQIKLGAPVQYLAHYDMNNCTPETTGAFLEKVGREMERF, from the coding sequence ATGCGTGTGCTGGTTCTCCATTCGCATCCGCAGAAGCACAGTTTCGGCCGGGCGCTTTACCAAAAGACCTGCGATAGCCTTCAAAGGGCCGGCCACGAGGTCGATGGCTGCAATCTCTACGAGGAAGGCTTCGATCCGGTCCTCTCGGAAGTGGACCGGGACATCTATCACACGATTCCGGACAACCGGCAGAAGGTCGACAGCTATTGCGAGCGTCTTCAGGCCGCTGAAGGGCTTGTGATCTGCACCCCGGTCTGGAATTTCGGATTTCCGGCCATGCTGAAGGGCTATTTCGACCGGGTCTGGCTGCCCGGTGTGTCCTTCGATCTGGAAGACGGCAAGCTGACGCCGACCCTGCGACACATCCGCAAGCTGGCCGCCGTGATGACCTATGGCGGCAGCCGCTGGCGGGCGCTCCTGGTCGGTGATCCGCCGCGCAAGATCGTCAAGCGGGTCATCCGCGCGCAGATCAAGCTGGGTGCGCCCGTGCAGTACCTGGCGCATTACGACATGAACAACTGTACCCCGGAGACGACGGGGGCCTTTCTGGAAAAGGTCGGCCGCGAGATGGAGCGGTTCTGA